The window ctctctttttctcttggtttcttttcttttttttcttgttctcttggtctttctcttttctcttgttctttcctctctcttgttctcttggtttttctctttttctcttgttttttctctttttctctttgttttcttctctttctctcttgttcttttctctttttctcttggtttttctctttttctcttggtttttctctttttctcttggtttttctctttttctcttgtttttttttttctcttttctcttggtttttgttttatttttctcttgtttactctttttctcttgtttttttctcttgtttttttttctctttttctcttgttctttcctctttttctcccgttttctcctcttttccccctctttccctccctcccctcctttccgGGGTGCCGAATTTCAAGACCCCCCGTTCCGTTACCCCGCTATTTCCTGGGGATAGGGAGCAGCGctgccctttcccccccccctccccccccccccgcccctccagCCCGGTTTCCCGGTGTTCGGAATTTCTCCTGCTCTCCGCCTTCCCGGGGGCTCCCAGCCCGGCTCCCGAGCGCCCCGACACCGagcccctgcccgccgcccgctccgctccgctccgctccgcgcaCCCCCGGCCCGCCCCTACCACCCCTCACCATAAATCTTTCCGTTTTTAACATTTAATCCCCCTCCCGCGCCGCGCAGAAAGGACATATGCTGCAAAATGTTAACTActtcataaaaattaaaggcgcaaaaaaaaaaaaataattcgagggctgcgggggggggggagggggtttGCTCGCCCCCCCGACGTGGCGGACCCCCCGCTTTCATTTGCCCGGCGGTTCTGGCTCCGCTCCCTCCGTCACCCCCCCCCGGGTCTGGGGGGTTATGCGTCTCCTGCGCGATTTCGGGGGGGACTCGCAGCACTTCGTGGAATTGAAAGGGCGCGGGCACGGCCTTtattgggtttatttttcttttcttttcttcactttgttttattttacttcattttttgtggggggtttattattttgggtttttttgttttgttttgtttattttgtttgatttcatttcttttctttttcattcccttttattctatttcattccattttattccattttatttcatttcattccatttaattccattttattttactttatccCACTttattcatttcatttccttccattttattccattttattttattccgttttattttattccattttattccaattaattttattttattccatctTACTCCATTTCATTCCATCCTTTTCCATTCcacttcattccatttcctttcttctcttctcttcccgTGTTTAGTCTTTTgatcccacccccccccccgcccaccgcAACCTTTCCCCATTCCACTTGTAGCCCTGGGAAGGGCCCCCCGAGGCCGCAGCCCCCCACAAAGCCCCCCCGGCGCTCGGGGGGGCCCTCTGCGGCTCTTTCGCCTTGAACTTGGACTTCGACGGCTCTTCGGGGCCCCGACCCCCCCCCGACAGCTcggaggggtgtgggggggggtgAGGACTCGCCTGCGCCTTTTTCGGGGCCCCCCTTTGCGGGGTGGGCTCTCCCCGCCTCCAGGATTTGGGGcgatttctgcttttttccagctttttggggtttttttgctgtgggGAAGAGTTGGAAGAGGATGAGTCGGGAGGCGACGCGCCCCGGGAGGGGGTGTTAcccccaaaaccagcagcaccgggggggggggggggcgttaGGATTCAAGGGGTCACAGGCAGCGTGGAGGGGTGTCCTGCGTGGGTACGCACCCCACGGGGGGAGACAGGGACAGGCGGGGACCATCTGGAGGTTCCCTCGGAGGGCTCCACCCCCCACGGCACCCCCCAGGGAAATGGGGGGGGGCAGACGCAGCGCAGGCGGAACTCACCTCCCTTCTCACAGGCTAAAGCACTACATTCCTAaaaaatcatgatttttttttttccacttttccctctatttctatttcttggGGTGCTGGGAAACTTTgagcctcctccctcccttcatTTCTCCTCCCCCCGGGGGTTCCCCGAGGGTTGCGAggccccccccgtgcccccccctccatccccatccctcccagccagcaacctgccatttttctctttttttcccccaattccGTGGCAGCCCGGCCGCGATTTATGAACTAATTCAGGTTTATACAAAGCCTCACAAATCAACCTGGACCAACAGacccccccccgtgccccccctcGCTTTGAGCCTACCCCGCATCGCGGCTGAAATATTTATCACCGATCTGTTAAACACCAATCCCCCCCCAACGTGTGCTGAGTGGgggaaaatcaaattatttcGGGGTCTGGAAGgaaaattgggggggggggagtttgGGCAgagtttttgctgttttttttttaattttttcgAGGGGGGGGAAGCACCTTGCGAAGGAAAAAATAGTCAAGAGGTTCCAcgcgcaaaaaaaaaaagggggagggggggcttTTTGGCCGCCCCCTCGAAGCATCGTGGGGTGGTTGACCGCCGTTTCCCCTTGAAATATCGCGGGTGGGTGGTTATCCTCGTGTGCCCCCCCCGTATCGCTTAGAGCACCCTCCCCCCACGCCAagacacgggggggggggggatcctTCAAGGGAAAGCATCTGtgcccccgtgtccccccccccgcgaTGTTCCGGGGTGTgcgtggggacacggggggggggggggcgcttCTTCCCACCGCAGCCGACACGCGTGGGCCCCCCCCACGCGCCGCCACGCGTGGCTCTTTgtgcctcccccccccctcgacggggcgggtgggggggtggtgcCCCCGACCAATGAGCGTGGCGGCGGGGTCACGTGAGCGGGGACAcgtcggggcgggggggggcgggggggcgtgGCCGCGGCGGATTTCTTAatggagcggcggcggcgcggcggcggcgcatGCGCGCGCGGCGCCGATATGTTGGGGGGGtcgcggggcggcggggcgcggcgcggagcTTCCCccgacggcggcggcggccgaggaggaggaggaggaggaggaggaggaggaggaggaagaggcggcggcggcggcggctgcggcggcggcgggagcagcGCGGCATGACATGACGGCACCGCTCGGCCTCCCCCCGCGCTGGCCCGACGGCCTCGCCTGCCGCTGCGAGGACGCCCCGCGGGAGAAGAACCGCatggaggggctggggcacTGCCGGGAGATGATGCCCCACGCGGGACTGGCCGTGCCCACCGCCCCACCGcccccaccgccgccgcagGGAGCCGCGTACGCCGAGCTGGCGGccgccgagcccccccggcagTGCCCGTCGGGGGCGGCTTCCAGCGCGGCGCTGGGCTATGGTTACCCCTTCGGCGGGGGCTACTACGGCTGCAGGTTGTCCCACTCCCACGGAGTCAACTTGCAGCAGAAACCCTGCGCCTTCCACCCCGGGGAGAAGTACCCCGAGGCCGGCGGGCCCCTGCCCGGCGAGGAGCTGCCGTCGAGGGCCAAAGAATTCGCCTTTTATCCGGTTTTCCCAGCTCCTACCAGGCGGTCCCTGGCTATTTGGACGTGTCGGTGGTACCGGGGCTCGGTGGTCACCCGGAACCGAGACACGACGCTTTGCTTCCCATGGAAGGTTACCAACACTGGGCTCTTTCTAATGGCTGGGACGGGCAAGTGTACTGCTCCAAAGAGCAATCGCAGTCTGCACACCTCTGGAAATCACCTTTCCCAGGTAGGCTGCTCCGGGAAGCGGCGGGCTCGCCGGCTTCCCAACCGCCAGCTCCCACCGGCGGTCTGGAAGTGCGTGTGTGCGGATGAGTGTGCCCGTAGATACACGCATACATACACAGATCGGTACGCGTATGCCTGTATATGTAAttaaagggaaagaagaatGGCTCTGGAATGCCTCCTGTGCAAGGCAATGTGTATGAACATGTATGGGAAAGAAGGTGAAGCAATCATTTCTGAATCAAAATACACGCCGTGAGCTTGCTTGGAAAGTAACTTTGCCGtttaattcttcctttcttctctcctccctcttaTTGCCTCACCTAAAGAGCGTCTCTCGCTGCCTTTCTCTTCGTTTCCCCCTCCGCTTGCCGCTTCTCTAGGCGCAGAAAGCTTCAAAAggaactaaaaattaaaaaaaaaccccttctctAGTGGTTCAGTCGAATGAGAAGTGTCGGGGGCCGGGAGAGTAAATCATATCACAATTACACACAATTATAGCAATAGGTGTCAAGTGACAAATGAATCTGTtcggaggggaaggagggaggcagaggggtggggg of the Gavia stellata isolate bGavSte3 chromosome 36, bGavSte3.hap2, whole genome shotgun sequence genome contains:
- the HOXC13 gene encoding LOW QUALITY PROTEIN: homeobox protein Hox-C13 (The sequence of the model RefSeq protein was modified relative to this genomic sequence to represent the inferred CDS: inserted 1 base in 1 codon); amino-acid sequence: MTAPLGLPPRWPDGLACRCEDAPREKNRMEGLGHCREMMPHAGLAVPTAPPPPPPPQGAAYAELAAAEPPRQCPSGAASSAALGYGYPFGGGYYGCRLSHSHGVNLQQKPCAFHPGEKYPEAGGPLPGEELPSRAKEFAFYPXFPSSYQAVPGYLDVSVVPGLGGHPEPRHDALLPMEGYQHWALSNGWDGQVYCSKEQSQSAHLWKSPFPDVVPLQPEVSSYRRGRKKRVPYTKIQLKELEKEYAASKFITKEKRRRISATTNLSERQVTIWFQNRRVKEKKVVSKSKTAHLHAT